The Salvia miltiorrhiza cultivar Shanhuang (shh) chromosome 1, IMPLAD_Smil_shh, whole genome shotgun sequence genome has a window encoding:
- the LOC131002010 gene encoding 1-acyl-sn-glycerol-3-phosphate acyltransferase 2-like, which translates to MAIAPAIVIVPLGVFFFISGFIVNFIQAVCFVLIRPLSKNTYRRINKEVAELLWLELVWLVDWWAGVKIELYTDSETFNLMGKEHALLICNHKSDIDWLVGWVLAQRAGCLGSSLAVMKKSLKFLPVIGWSMWFSEYLFLERSWATDESTLKSGLQRLRDFPRPFWLALFVEGTRFTQAKLLAAQEYASSNGLPVPRNVLIPRTKGFVASVSHMRSFVPAVYDATVAIPQNSPAPTILRLFSGQSSVVHVHLKRHLMSDLPTTDEDVAQWCKDAFVAKDALIDMHIAKNSFGEQRQDIGRPVKSLLVVTSGAILLILGALKIIQRFSLFSSWKGVTFLVISTGAVSVLMQVLIHFSRAEQPRQERQH; encoded by the exons ATGGCGATTGCGCCGGCGATAGTGATTGTGCCCTTGGGAGTTTTCTTCTTCATCTCCGGCTTCATCGTCAATTTTATTCAG GCTGTATGTTTTGTGCTAATAAGACCGTTATCGAAGAACACTTATAGGAGGATAAATAAGGAGGTGGCTGAGCTACTGTGGCTCGAGCTCGTGTGGCTGGTTGACTGGTGGGCTGGTGTTAAG ATTGAACTGTACACTGACTCTGAGACCTTTAATTTAATGG GTAAAGAACATGCACTCCTCATATGTAATCATAAAAGTGACATTGATTGGCTTGTTGGATGGGTTTTGGCTCAG CGAGCTGGTTGCCTCGGTAGCTCATTAGCTGTTATGAAGAAATCATTAAAGTTTCTTCCT GTGATAGGATGGTCCATGTGGTTTTCTGAGTATCTCTTTCTTGAAAGAAGTTGGGCAACAGATGAAAGCACGTTAAAG TCTGGATTACAACGGCTGAGGGATTTCCCTCGACCATTTTGGCTGGCTCTTTTTGTTGAGGGTACTCGTTTCACACAGGCAAAACTTTTAGCAGCTCAAGAATACGCATCCTCAAATGGGCTACCTGTTCCAAGAAATGTTTTGATTCCTCGCACCAAG GGTTTTGTTGCTTCGGTAAGTCATATGCGTTCATTTGTTCCGGCAGTTTATGATGCAACTGTTGCTATTCCCCAAAATTCTCCTGCGCCAACTATACTACGACTATTTAGTGGGCAATCCTCTGTG GTGCATGTCCACCTTAAGAGACACTTAATGAGCGATCTGCCAACAACGGACGAAGATGTTGCTCAATGGTGCAAGGATGCCTTTGTGGCCAAG GATGCGCTAATAGACATGCATATCGCTAAGAATTCCTTTGGTGAGCAACGACAAGACATTGGGCGCCCGGTGAAGTCCCTTCTG GTTGTCACTTCCGGGGCAATTCTGCTCATCTTGGGGGCTTTGAAAATTATCCAGcgtttctctctcttctcctcatGGAAAGGTGTCACGTTTTTGGTCATTTCTACGGGAGCCGTCAGTGTTCTCATGCAAGTCTTGATTCACTTCTCACGGGCGGAGCAGCCTAGACAAGAAAGACAACACTAA